DNA from Armatimonadota bacterium:
CGTGATCGAGGTGGCCCGCCACTACTTCCACGTGCCCGTGGGCGGCCGCCTGCGTGCCTTTGCGGAGGACGGACGTCAGTTCGTCCGCCGCACCTCCGACCGCTACGACCAGGTCCTCATGGACGCCTACCTCCGCGACACCCTTCCCTTCCACCTCGCCACCCGGGAGTTCTTCCAGGAGGTCCGGGGGATCCTCACGCCCCGCGGGGTGTTCGTGATGAACGTCATCGGGGCCATGGCGGGCCCCGAGAGCCGGCTGTTCCGGGCTGTGTACCGGACCCTGCGGGAAGTTTTTCCCGCGGTGTACGTTTTCCCAGTTGAGTTCGGCCCGTGGGGAGGGGAGGAGGCCCTGCGGAACATCATCGTGGTGGGCACCCAGAAGCCTCCGGAGCCACCCGGCTCGATCCGCGCGCGCTATGCGCGGGTGCGAAACCGGATTCGGATTCCGGATTTCGGGGCCGTGGTACGGGATCTGTACATCCGGCCGGTCCCCACCCAGGACGTGCCTGTGCTTTCCGATAACTACGCACCCGTGGACGACCTGATCCACGCCCGCTAGGGAGTTGCGCATGTCGGGGGTCCTGAAGCTGTATGTGGGGGACGTGATCCGCACGCGGAAAAAGCACCCCTGCGGCGGGGACGTGTGGGTGATCGAGCGGGTGGGTGCGGATGTGGGCATGACCTGCCGCACGTGCGGCCGGTACGTGCTCATGGATCGCATCAAGCTGGAGCGCCGCATCCGGGAGTTCCTGGAACGGGGGGGTGAAGAGGCTCCTCTTCTCCCTCCGCGGCTTCCGCCCAGGCCCATCCGCTATCCGGAGCCGCCTCGGCGCGGCCGCAAAACCACGCTCCCGGAGGCTCCCCCCCGCCCCCGGCGCCGGATCGTGAAGCGGGCGACGCACGCGGAATGGGGCTCGCAGTCGGCATCGTAGGGCTTCCCAACGCAGGGAAGTCCACCCTCTACCGCGCGCTCACCCGCGCGTCCGTGGCCATCGCGCCCTATCCCTTCACCACCCTCGAGCCCAACGTGGGCGTGGTGGCCGTGCCGGATCCCCGCCTTGCGGCCATCGCGCGGGCGGTGGGCGCTCAACGCGTGGTGCCCGCCACCATCCGGGTGGTGGACATCGCGGGTCTGGTACGCGGGGCACACCGGGGAGAAGGGCTCGGGAACCAGTTCCTGGCCCACATCCGGGAGACCTCCGCCCTCCTGCACGTGGTGCGGGCCTTCGAGGATCCGGAAGCTCCGCACGTGGAGGGTGCTCCGGACCCGATGCGGGACATCGGGATCGTGGAGCTGGAGCTCAGCCTGGCGGATCTCACCACTGTGGCACGCAGGCGGGAACGCCTGGCCCCTCGGGCCCGTGTCGGGGATCGGACGGCTCGCACGGAGCTGGAGGTGCTCGATCAGGTGGAGGCGCAGCTCAACCGGGGAGAACCCGTGCGGCTGCTGCCCGCGGCCGTACGGGAGGCGGTGCGGCACCTGCGGTTGCTCACCGACAAACCCGTGGCCTACGTGTTGAACGTGGGGGAGAACGGACGGGTGCCGGGATGGGAAGCTGTGCAGGAGCACGCGGCGCGCACCGGGGGGGAGGTGGTGGTGGTGAACCTGAAACTCGAGGTGGAGCTGCTCGATCTGCCCCCCGAGGAGGCGGTCGCCTACCGGCAGGCCCTGGGGCTCGGAGAGGATGCCCTCCACCGGGTGATCCGGGCCGCCTACGAGCTATTGGGGCTCGTCACCTTTTTCTCCATCGAGAGCGGAGAGGTGCGGGCGTGGCCGGTGCCCCGGGGAACCCCGGCTCAGGAGGCGGCAGGGGAGATCCACTCGGACATGATGCGAGGGTTCGTGGCCGCGGAGGTGATCTCGTGGGAGGATCTGGTGCAGGCGGGCTCCGTGGCCGCGGCCCGGGAGCAGGGGAAGGTTCGGACGGAGGGCCGGAGCTACAGGGTCCGGGACGGAGACGTGATCACCTTCCGGTTCGCTCCCCGGTGATTGCCTGGCACGGGAATTGCTAGTAGATCCGGTGGGGCTGTGGGCCCCCAAACCGAGGATCCGCATTCCACAGCATGGAAGACGAGTACGGAGGAGATCCGATGGCGCTCTCAGACCAGGGGCCGGATCCCTTCGCGCCCTCGCTGGAGGAGATCGAGCGGAGGATCCGGGACCTCAACGACCAACGTCGCCGCATCTGGCGGTCCAGCGCCCCGGCCACGGGGGCCGGAGAGGTGGGCCGGCGGCAGCTGGCGGCCATCGAGCAGGAACTGGAGGAGCTGTACCACCTGAAGCGGGAGCTGCTGGCCCGCAAGGCCCGGGGAGGGCGGCCCCTTCCCCGCAAGCCCCCCCGCCGGGGGAAGCCTACCCCGCCTCCTGGTCTGTTCCGGGACGAGGACTCTCTGGTAGAATAAGTTGGTTGGGAAATCGCCCTCCTGTCCTGCGGACGCAGGACCAGGAAGAGCTCCTGTCCGGAGGAGGGAGATGCAGCAGACGCCGACGGCGGCCGCGCCGGGCGCCCGGAGGGCCCCGAGGGAATATGAACTCGTCTTCGTGCTCCGCCCGAACCTCCCGGATGCGGAGGTTCGGGCGGCCATGGATCGGATCGTGGCCCGGATCACGGAACGGGGCGGCGAGGTCCGGGCGGTGCAGCCCTGGGGGAAGCGGCGGCTCGCTTACCCGATCCGGAGGTATCGGGAGGGGCTCTATGGGCTTGTGCGCTTTGTGCTTCCGGGGCAGCGCGTGCAGGAGCTGAAAAGTGCCCTCGGGATCACCGAAGAGATCCTGCGGTTTCTCCTCGTGGCCGCACTCCCCACGGCCCAAGCGGAGCAGACCCGGGAGGAAGCGCGGGAAGTGTCCGCGGAGGGCGGTGGAGGTGCGTAGATGTACAACCGGATCATCCTGATCGGGCGCTTGGTCCGGGACCCGGAGCTGCGGTACGTGCCCAGCGGACATCCCGTGGCGCGGTTCCGGCTGGCTGTGGACCGTCCCTTCACAAACCAGGCGGGCGAGCGCAAGACGGACTTCTTCACCGTGGTGGCCTGGCGGAAGCTGGCAGAGCAAACCTCCCAGCACCTCACCAAGGGGCGACTCGTGGCCGTGGAGGGGAGGCTGGAAATCCGCGACTACGAGACCACCGCGGGCGAGCGGCGGCGGGCGGTGGAGGTGGTGGCGGACAACATCCGCTTCCTGGACCGCAAGCCTGTGACGGAGGCGGTGGAGGAGGAGATCCCGGACTTCGAGCCGCCTCTGGAGGAAGACGAGGAAGTCCCGTTCTGAGGAGGGAGGCCCATGGCGGAGGCCACGGCGGACAAGGAGAAGAAAAAACAGGAGTATCGAATCCGGCAGAAGCGGCGCAAGGTGTGTGCCTTCTGCACGCAGAAGGCGGAGTTCATCGACTACAAGGATCCCGGTCCCCTGCGCCGGTTCATCTCGGAACGGGGCAAGATCCTCCCGCGGCGGATGACGGGCACCTGCGCAAAGCATCAGCGCATGCTGGCCCAGGCCATCAAGCGGGCGCGGGAGCTGGCGCTGCTGCCGTACACCGCCGACTGAGTACGGCCCGGAGAGGCCATGAGCAGACCTGCCCCGGCCCTCACCCTCCGGGAGCGCACCGCGGGCCTTACGGAGGGGGCGCTCCTCGCGGCCCTCACGGCCCTGGTGGCGGTGCTGGTGGTGTTCTTCGGGCAGCTGGGGCTCATGGCCGCCCCCCTGCCGCTGTTTGTGCTCACCTACCGGCGCGGAGTGCGGGCCGCGATCCTCTCCGCGGCTGTGGCGGGGTTCGTGCTTTCGCCTTTCTTCGGCTTTCCACAGGGGTTGCTCTTCGTGGCCGCGTTCGCGCCCATGGGGATCGTTCAGGGACTCGTGGCCCGGCGCGGGGGTTCCCGGGCGGCGGGCATGGCAGTGGCCTTGGGCGTGGGGGTGGGACTCGGGGTCACCCTACTCAGCCTCCTCGTGAGCCGGTTCGTGTTCGGGCTGGATCCCTTCTCAACCCTCATTGAGGCGCAGGTAAAGGGGGTCCAGACGGCTCAGGACCTCCTGCGGCGGGTCGGAGCCCCTCCCCAACAGGTGGATCAGATGGAGCGCTTGGCCCAGCAGCTGCCCGCCTTCCTGCGCATGGTCCTGCCCGCCGCGGTTCTGCTGGGAGTCCTCCTGTGGTCCTACGGCTCGTACACCCTGGCCCGCCACACCCTGCGCAGGCTCGGCGTGGCCCTGCCGGGGTTTTCGCCCATCCTCACCTGGCGGCTTCCGCCCACGGCGGGGGTGCTCCTGGTCCTTCCCGTGCTGGGAGGAGCAGCCCTGCAGCCCTATGCGCCGGGGGTGGGCGCGGTGCTCGTGGCCAACGGCTTCATGATCTCCCTCTTCGTGTTCGCATTCTTCGGGGTGCTCACCGTGCTCCGGTACCTGGAAAGCCGGGAGGTCCCCAGGGCGGGCCGGGTGCTCGCGGTGGTGGCCTTGTTGTTCCTGGGGGATCCCGGGATCCTCGCCATGGCGATCCTGGGGCTCGTGGACCTCTGGTTTGACCTCCGGCGGGTAGGGCCCCGGGCCCCGGGGGAGGAGGAGACGTGAAGGTGATCCTGGCCCGCGACGTCCCTTCCCTGGGCAAGGCCGGGACGGTGGTGGAGGTCAAGGAGGGGTATGCCCGCAACTACCTCATCCCCCGGGGGTTGGCGGTGGAAGCCACGGAGGGAGCCCTGCGGAGCTTCCA
Protein-coding regions in this window:
- a CDS encoding DUF951 domain-containing protein, which encodes MSGVLKLYVGDVIRTRKKHPCGGDVWVIERVGADVGMTCRTCGRYVLMDRIKLERRIREFLERGGEEAPLLPPRLPPRPIRYPEPPRRGRKTTLPEAPPRPRRRIVKRATHAEWGSQSAS
- the ychF gene encoding redox-regulated ATPase YchF; protein product: MGLAVGIVGLPNAGKSTLYRALTRASVAIAPYPFTTLEPNVGVVAVPDPRLAAIARAVGAQRVVPATIRVVDIAGLVRGAHRGEGLGNQFLAHIRETSALLHVVRAFEDPEAPHVEGAPDPMRDIGIVELELSLADLTTVARRRERLAPRARVGDRTARTELEVLDQVEAQLNRGEPVRLLPAAVREAVRHLRLLTDKPVAYVLNVGENGRVPGWEAVQEHAARTGGEVVVVNLKLEVELLDLPPEEAVAYRQALGLGEDALHRVIRAAYELLGLVTFFSIESGEVRAWPVPRGTPAQEAAGEIHSDMMRGFVAAEVISWEDLVQAGSVAAAREQGKVRTEGRSYRVRDGDVITFRFAPR
- the rpsF gene encoding 30S ribosomal protein S6, with the protein product MQQTPTAAAPGARRAPREYELVFVLRPNLPDAEVRAAMDRIVARITERGGEVRAVQPWGKRRLAYPIRRYREGLYGLVRFVLPGQRVQELKSALGITEEILRFLLVAALPTAQAEQTREEAREVSAEGGGGA
- the ssb gene encoding single-stranded DNA-binding protein; amino-acid sequence: MYNRIILIGRLVRDPELRYVPSGHPVARFRLAVDRPFTNQAGERKTDFFTVVAWRKLAEQTSQHLTKGRLVAVEGRLEIRDYETTAGERRRAVEVVADNIRFLDRKPVTEAVEEEIPDFEPPLEEDEEVPF
- the rpsR gene encoding 30S ribosomal protein S18, yielding MAEATADKEKKKQEYRIRQKRRKVCAFCTQKAEFIDYKDPGPLRRFISERGKILPRRMTGTCAKHQRMLAQAIKRARELALLPYTAD
- a CDS encoding YybS family protein: MSRPAPALTLRERTAGLTEGALLAALTALVAVLVVFFGQLGLMAAPLPLFVLTYRRGVRAAILSAAVAGFVLSPFFGFPQGLLFVAAFAPMGIVQGLVARRGGSRAAGMAVALGVGVGLGVTLLSLLVSRFVFGLDPFSTLIEAQVKGVQTAQDLLRRVGAPPQQVDQMERLAQQLPAFLRMVLPAAVLLGVLLWSYGSYTLARHTLRRLGVALPGFSPILTWRLPPTAGVLLVLPVLGGAALQPYAPGVGAVLVANGFMISLFVFAFFGVLTVLRYLESREVPRAGRVLAVVALLFLGDPGILAMAILGLVDLWFDLRRVGPRAPGEEET